Proteins encoded by one window of Vigna radiata var. radiata cultivar VC1973A chromosome 5, Vradiata_ver6, whole genome shotgun sequence:
- the LOC106761935 gene encoding photosynthetic NDH subunit of subcomplex B 3, chloroplastic codes for MSLLQLQFTSQAFPPSSHNFRPNNIPLYASKRVSFVRTKIRAVSTVPEKDSDSDTDTVLDIEDPNKPPYVGFVFVSSVLLPDGTPDVHFRSACGGQKLRKIMMDSNIELYGPYARALLNCAGGGTCGTCMVEVLEGQELLNPRTDKEKKLLKKKPKNWRLACQTVVGEPDTRGALVIQQLPEWKGHEWRYTKRGEPSWDSEESL; via the exons ATGTCACTCCTCCAACTCCAATTCACTTCTCAAGCATTCCCTCCTTCTTCCCACAACTTCAGGCCCAACAACATACCTCTTTATGCCTCTAAGCGTGTTTCCTTTGTAAGAACCAAAATCAGAGCTGTCAGCACAGTCCCTGAGAAGGACTCAGATTCAGACACCGACACAGTATTAGACATCGAAGACCCCAACAAGCCACCTTATGTTGGCTTTGTATTTGTTAGT TCTGTGCTACTGCCAGATGGAACACCAGACGTGCACTTTCGTTCTGCTTGTGGCGGCCAGAAGCTCAGGAAGATAATGATGGATTCTAACATTGAGCTCTATGGACCCTAT GCCAGAGCTCTGTTAAATTGTGCAGGAGGTGGAACTTGTGGCACATGTATGGTGGAG GTTCTTGAAGGTCAGGAGCTTCTAAACCCTCGCACtgataaagagaaaaagttacTGAAGAAG AAACCAAAGAACTGGAGATTAGCATGTCAAACAGTTGTTGGTGAACCAGATACGAGAGGAGCG CTTGTGATTCAACAACTTCCAGAGTGGAAAGGGCATGAATGGAGATACACAAAGCGTGGGGAGCCCAGCTGGGATTCAGAAGAGTCTCTGTGA
- the LOC106761934 gene encoding aquaporin TIP2-1, with protein MAGIAFGRFDDSFSFASIKAYIAEFISTLLFVFAGVGSAIAYAKLTSDAALDPAGLVAVAICHGFALFVAVSVGANISGGHVNPAVTFGLALGGHITILTGLFYWIAQLLGSIVACFLLKFVTGYNIPIHGVAAGVGAGEGVVTEIIITFGLVYTVYATAADPKKGSLGTIAPIAIGFIVGANILAAAPFSGGSMNPARSFGPAVVSGDFHDNWIYWIGPLVGGGLAGLIYTYAFIPTQHHAPLATDF; from the exons ATGGCTGGCATAGCATTCGGACGCTTCGATGATTCTTTTAGTTTTGCCTCCATCAAGGCCTACATTGCTGAGTTCATCTCAACCCTTCTCTTTGTTTTTGCTGGTGTTGGTTCAGCCATAGCCTATG CTAAGTTGACATCAGATGCAGCTCTTGATCCTGCTGGGTTGGTGGCTGTTGCCATTTGCCATGGTTTTGCTCTCTTCGTTGCTGTTTCAGTTGGAGCCAACATTTCTGGCGGCCATGTTAACCCTGCTGTGACCTTTGGGTTGGCTCTTGGAGGTCACATCACCATCCTCACCGGTCTCTTCTACTGGATTGCACAGCTCCTTGGCTCCATAGTGGCCTGCTTTCTCCTCAAGTTTGTCACTGGCTAT AATATTCCTATCCATGGTGTTGCTGCGGGAGTTGGAGCCGGAGAAGGAGTTGTTACTGAGATCATCATCACATTTGGATTAGTGTACACTGTGTATGCCACAGCTGCAGACCCGAAGAAGGGTTCACTTGGTACAATTGCACCCATTGCCATAGGTTTCATCGTTGGTGCAAACATCTTAGCTGCAGCACCATTTTCTGGGGGATCCATGAACCCTGCACGTTCCTTTGGCCCTGCAGTTGTCAGCGGTGACTTTCATGACAACTGGATCTACTGGATTGGCCCTCTTGTTGGTGGTGGTTTGGCTGGTCTTATCTACACCTATGCCTTCATTCCCACCCAGCACCATGCACCTCTCGCCACTGATTTTTGA
- the LOC106762391 gene encoding uncharacterized protein LOC106762391, whose amino-acid sequence MIACSRSLTRVDRVLKFTNTYLASNSRPTRYYLQLGQGAYHCLSCNFMTGGRKKKICLEDHSMKQKQVNPIWRPVATKASACEDRGTVQETGCSTSTTVSNDHVMKVAAEAIDEIAKSATSSSQLQDNVENRVLQGDSCVSSEKHSISVQVGASLFRFIKGKGGSTQKRIEEEMGVKIIIPTSKEEDFISIEGISIDSVNSASERIQDIIDESVNSRNLDYSHFISLPLAIHPELVNKLINFQHSILGNVSYKDESTDTDSNEEEGTADSKGVHQLPKENAGVAVELKVDDNSESVKVNLSKIPLVSYKPKASKSSASSDLGIDKSIFIKPKTFHLTVLMLKLWNKERIKTATEVLQSISSKVMETLDNRPLSIRLKGLECMKGSLAKARVLYAPVEEIGSEGRLLRACQVIIDAYVEAGLVLESDAKDKLKLHATVMNARHRKRNKWKRKVDSFDARGIFEQYGTEDWGQYLIHEAHLSQRFSFDENGYYHCCASIPFPGNVQVE is encoded by the exons ATGATAGCTTGCAGCAGGTCTCTCACCAG AGTGGACCGAGTTCTCAAGTTTACCAATACATATCTTGCCTCAAATTCAAGACCTACACGTTATTATTTACAG CTGGGCCAAGGTGCTTATCATTGTTTAAGCTGCAATTTTATGACGGGtggtaggaagaagaaaatttgtcTTGAAGACCATAGCATGAAACAGAAACAAGTAAATCCTATATGGAGACCAGTTGCCACTAAGGCCAGTGCTTGTGAAG ATCGAGGCACAGTTCAGGAAACGGGCTGTAGCACATCCACCACTGTTTCAAATGATCATGTCATGAAGGTAGCTGCTGAAGCTATAGATGAAATTGCTAAATCAGCTACTAGTTCAAGCCAATTGCAGGATAATGTTGAAAACAGAGTGTTACAAGGAGATTCCTGTGTCTCCTCTGAAAAGCATTCAATTTCTGTGCAG GTTGGTGCTTCTCTATTTCGTTTTATTAAAGGAAAAGG GGGATCCACACAGAAAAGGATAGAAGAGGAGATGGgggttaaaataataatacctaCTTCAAAAGAAGAGGATTTCATTT CCATTGAAGGCATTTCAATCGACAGTGTGAATTCAGCTTCAGAGAGGATACAGGATATAATTGATGAG AGTGTTAATAGTCGAAATCTTGATTATTCACACTTCATATCCCTTCCACTGGCAATTCATCCTGAGTTAGTTAATAAACTCATTAATTTTCAACACTCAATTTTGGGAAATGTTTCTTACAAGGATGAGAGCACTGATACTGATTCCAATGAAGAGGAGGGTACTGCTGACTCCAAAGGTGTGCATCAACTGCCAAAGGAAAATGCTGGTGTTGCAGTTGAACTTAAAGTTGATGATAACAGTGAATCAGTTAAAGTTAATCTTTCCAAGATACCCCTTGTCAGTTACAAACCTAAAGCATCCAAGTCTTCTGCTTCATCTG ATCTGGGTATTGACAAATCTATATTCATCAAGCCTAAAACATTTCACCTTACAGTACTGATGCTTAAGCTATGGAACAAAGAACGAATTAAGACAGCCACTGAGGTCCTGCAG AGTATCTCCTCGAAAGTTATGGAAACCTTGGATAATCGGCCACTCTCTATAAGATTAAAGGGACTG GAATGCATGAAAGGTTCTTTGGCAAAAGCCCGTGTTCTATATGCCCCTGTGGAAGAAATTGGCAGTGAGGGCCGTCTTTTACGTGCTTGTC AAGTCATTATTGATGCATATGTTGAAGCTGGACTCGTCTTAGAGAGTGATGCTAAAGACAAACTGAAG CTACACGCCACTGTGATGAACGCAAGACATAGGAAAAG GAATAAGTGGAAAAGAAAGGTTGATTCTTTTGATGCACGAGGCATATTTGAGCAGTATGGAACAGAGGACTGGGGGCAGTATCTTATTCATGAAGCTCATCTTTCGCAGAGATTTTCTTTCGACGAAAATGGATACTATCATTGTTGTGCTTCAATTCCTTTTCCTGGAAATGTGCAGGTGGAATGA
- the LOC106761416 gene encoding VHS domain-containing protein At3g16270 isoform X2, protein MESSRRAVESYWRWRLIDSATSDEEKVTPVYKLDEICELLRSSHPGIVKELSEFILKRLDNKSPVVKHKTLRLIKYAIGKCGVEFRREMQRHSVVIRQLLQYKGQLDPLKGDALNKAVRDTAQEAISAIFSADDNISKPPSSASASADLNRRIEGFGNTNYQAPSQDKKSFLSEVVDIGSATIKQGLSAFTQGHSSLIKNEAASGTYKDRYEPTAYGSGITSALSKNQTGGPWNQDAGVTRMEMSNGKTSAGYAESKTQEERLLETVASSGGVRLQPSRDAIQVFLREASKLDAMALCHALEQKLQSPMWQVRVKAVCVLESILRNKDDDNFLRMATYFAENKDLVLRCSDSPQASLREKANKVLGLLGGGQPNSSINSEKAMKMDSAAVAEFPDLLDTGDFNDYHGTGDATKRTNDKNIANLTPSIPPALADDLFGNFSNSGVASNERKNNSDDDDPFADVSFHSDENKEHSDIFSRMTVGNDKLGHHVSNDIFATNSRHGNNGEFVDHLLAGLSVDENTSSAKQKATSPAMQSDYFFSGLNNQASHLRPDNGFGGMLGSQAVGFNVNSVFPSGHPSYTAQPGIILNQPYSSQPLNYGAMGNLLAQQQFLATVTNFQHLNNVNRHDASSAKNAGSNERTPLPDIFQSKFSTQTPSSMISSSKKEETKAFDFISDHLATANDSRRVI, encoded by the exons ATGGAATCGAGTCGAAGAGCGGTGGAATCGTACTGGCGGTGGCGCTTGATCGATTCAGCTACCTCCGATGAAGAGAAAGTCACACCTGTCTACAAACTTGACGAAATCTGCGAGCTCCTACGCTCTTCGCATCCTGGCATCGTCAAGGAGCTCTCAGAATTCATCCTTAAACGCCTCGACAATAAAAGCCCCGTCGTCAAACACAAG ACTTTGAGATTGATCAAGTATGCGATTGGAAAGTGTGGTGTAGAGTTTAGAAGGGAAATGCAGAGACATTCAGTGGTTATTCGGCAGTTGTTACAGTACAAGGGTCAATTGGATCCTCTGAAAGGCGATGCACTCAACAAGGCTGTTAGAGACACTGCTCAAGAAGCTATCTCTGCTATTTTTTCTGCAGATGATAACATCAGTAAGCCACCGTCTTCGGCTTCTGCTTCCGCTGATCTCAATAGACGGATCGAAGGGTTTGGGAACACCAACTATCAAGCTCCTTCTCAGGATAAGAAATCGTTTCTCAGTGAGGTTGTGGATATTGGAAGTGCAACCATTAAGCAAGGACTCAGTGCCTTCACACAGGGCCATTCTTCGCTTATCAAGAATGAAGCTGCGAGTGGAACATACAAGGACAGATATGAACCCACTGCGTATGGCAGTGGAATTACGTCGGCACTTTCGAAGAATCAAACTGGTGGCCCTTGGAATCAGGATGCAGGCGTAACTAGGATGGAAATGTCGAATGGGAAAACTAGTGCTGGTTATGCAGAGAGTAAGACACAAGAGGAGAGATTGCTAGAGACAGTTGCTAGTTCTGGAGGCGTGCGCCTGCAGCCCAGTCGAGATGCCATTCAAGTTTTCCTAAGAGAGGCTTCAAAGTTGGATGCCATGGCTTTATGTCATGCCCTTGAACAAAAGCTCCAATCCCCAATGTGGCAG GTTCGTGTCAAAGCTGTTTGCGTCCTAGAATCCATCCTTAGAAACAAAgatgatgataattttttacgTATGGCGACTTACTTTGCTGAGAACAAGGATCTGGTGTTGAGATGTTCGGATTCCCCCCAAGCCTCTTTAAGGGAAAAGGCAAACAAG GTTCTTGGTCTTTTAGGTGGAGGCCAACCAAACAGTTCCATTAATTCAGAGAAGGCTATGAAGATGGATAGTGCTGCTGTTGCTGAGTTTCCTGACTTGTTAGACACTGGTGATTTTAATGACTATCATGGAACAGGCGATGCTACAAAGAgaacaaatgataaaaatatagcAAATTTGACACCATCCATACCTCCGGCTCTGGCTGATGATTTATTTGGAAATTTTAGTAATTCTGGAGTAGCTAGTAACGAACGAAAAAATAACTCTGATGATGATGACCCCTTTGCTGATGTGTCATTTCATTCTGATGAAAACAAAGAGCATAGCGATATCTTTTCAAGGATGACTGTTGGAAATGATAAACTGGGTCATCATGTGAGTAATGACATTTTTGCCACTAATTCCAGGCACGGAAATAATGGAGAGTTTGTTGATCATTTACTGGCTGGCTTGTCTGTAGATGAAAACACATCCAGTGCAAAACAGAAAGCAACATCCCCTGCCATGCAatctgattattttttttctggtttAAATAATCAGGCTAGTCATCTGAGACCGGACAACGGTTTTGGTGGCATGTTGGGCTCTCAGGCAGTTGGCTTCAATGTAAATTCCGTATTTCCTTCTGGTCATCCATCTTACACTGCACAACCTGGCATTATTTTGAACCAACCATATTCCTCTCAGCCACTTAATTATGGTGCCATGGGAAATCTCTTGGCTCAGCAGCAATTTCTGGCAACAGTTACTAATTTCCAACACCTTAATAATGTCAACAGGCATGATGCCAGTTCTGCTAAAAATGCTGGAAGCAATGAAAGAACACCTCTTCCGGACATATTccaatcaaaattttcaacGCAAACTCCTAGCTCAATGATCAGCAGttcaaagaaagaagaaactaaaGCATTTGATTTTATCTCA GACCATCTTGCTACAGCAAATGATTCAAGGAGAGTGATTTGA
- the LOC106761416 gene encoding VHS domain-containing protein At3g16270 isoform X1 yields MESSRRAVESYWRWRLIDSATSDEEKVTPVYKLDEICELLRSSHPGIVKELSEFILKRLDNKSPVVKHKTLRLIKYAIGKCGVEFRREMQRHSVVIRQLLQYKGQLDPLKGDALNKAVRDTAQEAISAIFSADDNISKPPSSASASADLNRRIEGFGNTNYQAPSQDKKSFLSEVVDIGSATIKQGLSAFTQGHSSLIKNEAASGTYKDRYEPTAYGSGITSALSKNQTGGPWNQDAGVTRMEMSNGKTSAGYAESKTQEERLLETVASSGGVRLQPSRDAIQVFLREASKLDAMALCHALEQKLQSPMWQVRVKAVCVLESILRNKDDDNFLRMATYFAENKDLVLRCSDSPQASLREKANKVLGLLGGGQPNSSINSEKAMKMDSAAVAEFPDLLDTGDFNDYHGTGDATKRTNDKNIANLTPSIPPALADDLFGNFSNSGVASNERKNNSDDDDPFADVSFHSDENKEHSDIFSRMTVGNDKLGHHVSNDIFATNSRHGNNGEFVDHLLAGLSVDENTSSAKQKATSPAMQSDYFFSGLNNQASHLRPDNGFGGMLGSQAVGFNVNSVFPSGHPSYTAQPGIILNQPYSSQPLNYGAMGNLLAQQQFLATVTNFQHLNNVNRHDASSAKNAGSNERTPLPDIFQSKFSTQTPSSMISSSKKEETKAFDFISLCRIPTCSVKFNCMRGIQSFECDLSTILLQQMIQGE; encoded by the exons ATGGAATCGAGTCGAAGAGCGGTGGAATCGTACTGGCGGTGGCGCTTGATCGATTCAGCTACCTCCGATGAAGAGAAAGTCACACCTGTCTACAAACTTGACGAAATCTGCGAGCTCCTACGCTCTTCGCATCCTGGCATCGTCAAGGAGCTCTCAGAATTCATCCTTAAACGCCTCGACAATAAAAGCCCCGTCGTCAAACACAAG ACTTTGAGATTGATCAAGTATGCGATTGGAAAGTGTGGTGTAGAGTTTAGAAGGGAAATGCAGAGACATTCAGTGGTTATTCGGCAGTTGTTACAGTACAAGGGTCAATTGGATCCTCTGAAAGGCGATGCACTCAACAAGGCTGTTAGAGACACTGCTCAAGAAGCTATCTCTGCTATTTTTTCTGCAGATGATAACATCAGTAAGCCACCGTCTTCGGCTTCTGCTTCCGCTGATCTCAATAGACGGATCGAAGGGTTTGGGAACACCAACTATCAAGCTCCTTCTCAGGATAAGAAATCGTTTCTCAGTGAGGTTGTGGATATTGGAAGTGCAACCATTAAGCAAGGACTCAGTGCCTTCACACAGGGCCATTCTTCGCTTATCAAGAATGAAGCTGCGAGTGGAACATACAAGGACAGATATGAACCCACTGCGTATGGCAGTGGAATTACGTCGGCACTTTCGAAGAATCAAACTGGTGGCCCTTGGAATCAGGATGCAGGCGTAACTAGGATGGAAATGTCGAATGGGAAAACTAGTGCTGGTTATGCAGAGAGTAAGACACAAGAGGAGAGATTGCTAGAGACAGTTGCTAGTTCTGGAGGCGTGCGCCTGCAGCCCAGTCGAGATGCCATTCAAGTTTTCCTAAGAGAGGCTTCAAAGTTGGATGCCATGGCTTTATGTCATGCCCTTGAACAAAAGCTCCAATCCCCAATGTGGCAG GTTCGTGTCAAAGCTGTTTGCGTCCTAGAATCCATCCTTAGAAACAAAgatgatgataattttttacgTATGGCGACTTACTTTGCTGAGAACAAGGATCTGGTGTTGAGATGTTCGGATTCCCCCCAAGCCTCTTTAAGGGAAAAGGCAAACAAG GTTCTTGGTCTTTTAGGTGGAGGCCAACCAAACAGTTCCATTAATTCAGAGAAGGCTATGAAGATGGATAGTGCTGCTGTTGCTGAGTTTCCTGACTTGTTAGACACTGGTGATTTTAATGACTATCATGGAACAGGCGATGCTACAAAGAgaacaaatgataaaaatatagcAAATTTGACACCATCCATACCTCCGGCTCTGGCTGATGATTTATTTGGAAATTTTAGTAATTCTGGAGTAGCTAGTAACGAACGAAAAAATAACTCTGATGATGATGACCCCTTTGCTGATGTGTCATTTCATTCTGATGAAAACAAAGAGCATAGCGATATCTTTTCAAGGATGACTGTTGGAAATGATAAACTGGGTCATCATGTGAGTAATGACATTTTTGCCACTAATTCCAGGCACGGAAATAATGGAGAGTTTGTTGATCATTTACTGGCTGGCTTGTCTGTAGATGAAAACACATCCAGTGCAAAACAGAAAGCAACATCCCCTGCCATGCAatctgattattttttttctggtttAAATAATCAGGCTAGTCATCTGAGACCGGACAACGGTTTTGGTGGCATGTTGGGCTCTCAGGCAGTTGGCTTCAATGTAAATTCCGTATTTCCTTCTGGTCATCCATCTTACACTGCACAACCTGGCATTATTTTGAACCAACCATATTCCTCTCAGCCACTTAATTATGGTGCCATGGGAAATCTCTTGGCTCAGCAGCAATTTCTGGCAACAGTTACTAATTTCCAACACCTTAATAATGTCAACAGGCATGATGCCAGTTCTGCTAAAAATGCTGGAAGCAATGAAAGAACACCTCTTCCGGACATATTccaatcaaaattttcaacGCAAACTCCTAGCTCAATGATCAGCAGttcaaagaaagaagaaactaaaGCATTTGATTTTATCTCA CTTTGCAGAATCCCAACTTGTTCGGTAAAGTTTAACTGCATGAGAGGAATTCAGTCATTTGAATGTGATTTATC GACCATCTTGCTACAGCAAATGATTCAAGGAGAGTGA
- the LOC106761416 gene encoding VHS domain-containing protein At3g16270 isoform X3, translating to MESSRRAVESYWRWRLIDSATSDEEKVTPVYKLDEICELLRSSHPGIVKELSEFILKRLDNKSPVVKHKTLRLIKYAIGKCGVEFRREMQRHSVVIRQLLQYKGQLDPLKGDALNKAVRDTAQEAISAIFSADDNISKPPSSASASADLNRRIEGFGNTNYQAPSQDKKSFLSEVVDIGSATIKQGLSAFTQGHSSLIKNEAASGTYKDRYEPTAYGSGITSALSKNQTGGPWNQDAGVTRMEMSNGKTSAGYAESKTQEERLLETVASSGGVRLQPSRDAIQVFLREASKLDAMALCHALEQKLQSPMWQVRVKAVCVLESILRNKDDDNFLRMATYFAENKDLVLRCSDSPQASLREKANKVLGLLGGGQPNSSINSEKAMKMDSAAVAEFPDLLDTGDFNDYHGTGDATKRTNDKNIANLTPSIPPALADDLFGNFSNSGVASNERKNNSDDDDPFADVSFHSDENKEHSDIFSRMTVGNDKLGHHASHLRPDNGFGGMLGSQAVGFNVNSVFPSGHPSYTAQPGIILNQPYSSQPLNYGAMGNLLAQQQFLATVTNFQHLNNVNRHDASSAKNAGSNERTPLPDIFQSKFSTQTPSSMISSSKKEETKAFDFISLCRIPTCSVKFNCMRGIQSFECDLSTILLQQMIQGE from the exons ATGGAATCGAGTCGAAGAGCGGTGGAATCGTACTGGCGGTGGCGCTTGATCGATTCAGCTACCTCCGATGAAGAGAAAGTCACACCTGTCTACAAACTTGACGAAATCTGCGAGCTCCTACGCTCTTCGCATCCTGGCATCGTCAAGGAGCTCTCAGAATTCATCCTTAAACGCCTCGACAATAAAAGCCCCGTCGTCAAACACAAG ACTTTGAGATTGATCAAGTATGCGATTGGAAAGTGTGGTGTAGAGTTTAGAAGGGAAATGCAGAGACATTCAGTGGTTATTCGGCAGTTGTTACAGTACAAGGGTCAATTGGATCCTCTGAAAGGCGATGCACTCAACAAGGCTGTTAGAGACACTGCTCAAGAAGCTATCTCTGCTATTTTTTCTGCAGATGATAACATCAGTAAGCCACCGTCTTCGGCTTCTGCTTCCGCTGATCTCAATAGACGGATCGAAGGGTTTGGGAACACCAACTATCAAGCTCCTTCTCAGGATAAGAAATCGTTTCTCAGTGAGGTTGTGGATATTGGAAGTGCAACCATTAAGCAAGGACTCAGTGCCTTCACACAGGGCCATTCTTCGCTTATCAAGAATGAAGCTGCGAGTGGAACATACAAGGACAGATATGAACCCACTGCGTATGGCAGTGGAATTACGTCGGCACTTTCGAAGAATCAAACTGGTGGCCCTTGGAATCAGGATGCAGGCGTAACTAGGATGGAAATGTCGAATGGGAAAACTAGTGCTGGTTATGCAGAGAGTAAGACACAAGAGGAGAGATTGCTAGAGACAGTTGCTAGTTCTGGAGGCGTGCGCCTGCAGCCCAGTCGAGATGCCATTCAAGTTTTCCTAAGAGAGGCTTCAAAGTTGGATGCCATGGCTTTATGTCATGCCCTTGAACAAAAGCTCCAATCCCCAATGTGGCAG GTTCGTGTCAAAGCTGTTTGCGTCCTAGAATCCATCCTTAGAAACAAAgatgatgataattttttacgTATGGCGACTTACTTTGCTGAGAACAAGGATCTGGTGTTGAGATGTTCGGATTCCCCCCAAGCCTCTTTAAGGGAAAAGGCAAACAAG GTTCTTGGTCTTTTAGGTGGAGGCCAACCAAACAGTTCCATTAATTCAGAGAAGGCTATGAAGATGGATAGTGCTGCTGTTGCTGAGTTTCCTGACTTGTTAGACACTGGTGATTTTAATGACTATCATGGAACAGGCGATGCTACAAAGAgaacaaatgataaaaatatagcAAATTTGACACCATCCATACCTCCGGCTCTGGCTGATGATTTATTTGGAAATTTTAGTAATTCTGGAGTAGCTAGTAACGAACGAAAAAATAACTCTGATGATGATGACCCCTTTGCTGATGTGTCATTTCATTCTGATGAAAACAAAGAGCATAGCGATATCTTTTCAAGGATGACTGTTGGAAATGATAAACTGGGTCATCAT GCTAGTCATCTGAGACCGGACAACGGTTTTGGTGGCATGTTGGGCTCTCAGGCAGTTGGCTTCAATGTAAATTCCGTATTTCCTTCTGGTCATCCATCTTACACTGCACAACCTGGCATTATTTTGAACCAACCATATTCCTCTCAGCCACTTAATTATGGTGCCATGGGAAATCTCTTGGCTCAGCAGCAATTTCTGGCAACAGTTACTAATTTCCAACACCTTAATAATGTCAACAGGCATGATGCCAGTTCTGCTAAAAATGCTGGAAGCAATGAAAGAACACCTCTTCCGGACATATTccaatcaaaattttcaacGCAAACTCCTAGCTCAATGATCAGCAGttcaaagaaagaagaaactaaaGCATTTGATTTTATCTCA CTTTGCAGAATCCCAACTTGTTCGGTAAAGTTTAACTGCATGAGAGGAATTCAGTCATTTGAATGTGATTTATC GACCATCTTGCTACAGCAAATGATTCAAGGAGAGTGA
- the LOC106761416 gene encoding VHS domain-containing protein At3g16270 isoform X4 codes for MESSRRAVESYWRWRLIDSATSDEEKVTPVYKLDEICELLRSSHPGIVKELSEFILKRLDNKSPVVKHKTLRLIKYAIGKCGVEFRREMQRHSVVIRQLLQYKGQLDPLKGDALNKAVRDTAQEAISAIFSADDNISKPPSSASASADLNRRIEGFGNTNYQAPSQDKKSFLSEVVDIGSATIKQGLSAFTQGHSSLIKNEAASGTYKDRYEPTAYGSGITSALSKNQTGGPWNQDAGVTRMEMSNGKTSAGYAESKTQEERLLETVASSGGVRLQPSRDAIQVFLREASKLDAMALCHALEQKLQSPMWQVRVKAVCVLESILRNKDDDNFLRMATYFAENKDLVLRCSDSPQASLREKANKVLGLLGGGQPNSSINSEKAMKMDSAAVAEFPDLLDTGDFNDYHGTGDATKRTNDKNIANLTPSIPPALADDLFGNFSNSGVASNERKNNSDDDDPFADVSFHSDENKEHSDIFSRMTVGNDKLGHHVSNDIFATNSRHGNNGEFVDHLLAGLSVDENTSSAKQKATSPAMQSDYFFSGLNNQASHLRPDNGFGGMLGSQAVGFNA; via the exons ATGGAATCGAGTCGAAGAGCGGTGGAATCGTACTGGCGGTGGCGCTTGATCGATTCAGCTACCTCCGATGAAGAGAAAGTCACACCTGTCTACAAACTTGACGAAATCTGCGAGCTCCTACGCTCTTCGCATCCTGGCATCGTCAAGGAGCTCTCAGAATTCATCCTTAAACGCCTCGACAATAAAAGCCCCGTCGTCAAACACAAG ACTTTGAGATTGATCAAGTATGCGATTGGAAAGTGTGGTGTAGAGTTTAGAAGGGAAATGCAGAGACATTCAGTGGTTATTCGGCAGTTGTTACAGTACAAGGGTCAATTGGATCCTCTGAAAGGCGATGCACTCAACAAGGCTGTTAGAGACACTGCTCAAGAAGCTATCTCTGCTATTTTTTCTGCAGATGATAACATCAGTAAGCCACCGTCTTCGGCTTCTGCTTCCGCTGATCTCAATAGACGGATCGAAGGGTTTGGGAACACCAACTATCAAGCTCCTTCTCAGGATAAGAAATCGTTTCTCAGTGAGGTTGTGGATATTGGAAGTGCAACCATTAAGCAAGGACTCAGTGCCTTCACACAGGGCCATTCTTCGCTTATCAAGAATGAAGCTGCGAGTGGAACATACAAGGACAGATATGAACCCACTGCGTATGGCAGTGGAATTACGTCGGCACTTTCGAAGAATCAAACTGGTGGCCCTTGGAATCAGGATGCAGGCGTAACTAGGATGGAAATGTCGAATGGGAAAACTAGTGCTGGTTATGCAGAGAGTAAGACACAAGAGGAGAGATTGCTAGAGACAGTTGCTAGTTCTGGAGGCGTGCGCCTGCAGCCCAGTCGAGATGCCATTCAAGTTTTCCTAAGAGAGGCTTCAAAGTTGGATGCCATGGCTTTATGTCATGCCCTTGAACAAAAGCTCCAATCCCCAATGTGGCAG GTTCGTGTCAAAGCTGTTTGCGTCCTAGAATCCATCCTTAGAAACAAAgatgatgataattttttacgTATGGCGACTTACTTTGCTGAGAACAAGGATCTGGTGTTGAGATGTTCGGATTCCCCCCAAGCCTCTTTAAGGGAAAAGGCAAACAAG GTTCTTGGTCTTTTAGGTGGAGGCCAACCAAACAGTTCCATTAATTCAGAGAAGGCTATGAAGATGGATAGTGCTGCTGTTGCTGAGTTTCCTGACTTGTTAGACACTGGTGATTTTAATGACTATCATGGAACAGGCGATGCTACAAAGAgaacaaatgataaaaatatagcAAATTTGACACCATCCATACCTCCGGCTCTGGCTGATGATTTATTTGGAAATTTTAGTAATTCTGGAGTAGCTAGTAACGAACGAAAAAATAACTCTGATGATGATGACCCCTTTGCTGATGTGTCATTTCATTCTGATGAAAACAAAGAGCATAGCGATATCTTTTCAAGGATGACTGTTGGAAATGATAAACTGGGTCATCATGTGAGTAATGACATTTTTGCCACTAATTCCAGGCACGGAAATAATGGAGAGTTTGTTGATCATTTACTGGCTGGCTTGTCTGTAGATGAAAACACATCCAGTGCAAAACAGAAAGCAACATCCCCTGCCATGCAatctgattattttttttctggtttAAATAATCAGGCTAGTCATCTGAGACCGGACAACGGTTTTGGTGGCATGTTGGGCTCTCAGGCAGTTGGCTTCAAT GCATGA